taactgtcctgcgcttcttcgaaatagtgcccatgggaccttttacgtccccgagagagcaggtggggcctcggttgaacgtctttgtctgaaagacggcacctccaacagagcagcactccctcagcactgcactggactgtcagcctggatttttatgtTCAAGTCCTTGGGGTGGGATTTGAAGATTTAGCTGCGAGCAACAGCCACGAGAAAAGAAAACACGAAAGTAATAAAAAATATTGGAGACGGGGGGATAAAGGCTATTTGACTGAGCGgttggtcatgtgatgaaacctccaggaatctgTACAAacacagagttggcaaccctacttcaCACAAAGGTATCCCGTCACGAACGGAGGTTAGTTTCCCCCGCCCAAGTCAGAAACAGTCAGTAATAAATATAATCATCGTCACAGTTCTGCCTCACACCAACAGGTCAGCAGAAAGCCCAGGTGGGGAAATGGCGGTAAGGGGTCAGAGGCAAAAGCCCACCCAACTTGCTCCGTAGCGTCTCAGCAACCGTTGCACAATCCAACCCAGAGGTGCTGCTCCCTGTGACTGGCATTCTCTCTATTTCCCTGCTGCTGATGGCCATGGGTTTGTTGTAAGTGGGCTTGGCCTCTGGGTAGCAAAGGGCCATGGCAGAACAAAACCCCAAAGATTCAATTTAGTCCACTGTGGGCCGACAgcaaagcaagaaagacttggatttatatagcgcctttcacgaccaccggatgtctcaaagcactttacagccgaagaaatacttttgaagtgtagtcactgtttgcgCACAAgcacagtcccacaaacagcaaagtgataacggccagataatctgttttagtgatgatgattgagggatcaatattggcccaggacacccgggataattCCCCTCCTCTTGTtcgaaatggtgccgtgggatcttttacagcagacagggcctcagtttagcgtctcatccgaaagatggtacgcccaacagtgcagtgttccctcagcgctgcagtgaagtgtcagcctacCACTCAAgaccccggagtgggacttgaacccacaatcttctgacccactgaggcgagtgtgctacccactgagccacagctgacaccgagagTGCGCGAGCGAGCGAGCCTGGGAACTTACTCCTCATATCTGACTGCCTTTGCCGCCAGCTTTTGAACCTACTGCTGCTGCATCAGGCCAAGGCCCGCCCACTCTCGTCAGCCATATTCCGAgagggtttcatcacatgaccttcccACCCGCCAACTGTTTCCCGGCACCATGCCGCCATTGGCCCACCCAACACGTCCATCATTTGGCGGCGCTCCGGCCAATCGGAAAGGGAGAAGACCCGATCGGATGCATTGAGGGCAATGGAGAACAATGTCAGGGctggtgggggggtagggggggagggggggggggggcgcaatcaTATAAAATTGAGGTTAATTTTAACCTGACACACTtgtcgggaaactgatgggatggtGGACAACACTGGTTTTACAATCCTGCCCCGATTTTACTCTATTGAAGTTACGGAGAGTAATACCGGACAGGGTGTAAAACCAGTGTTTCACCCAACCCCGTGGCACTCCTATCTGCAGCGTTAGGTTATGGAGTCTACTGGCAGCTTGGGGTCGCTCTATTCTGTCTTGTACTCACAATATATTTTGTTGTTAACGTAAATCCATTTGTTCAGGACGAGACGGGTTTAACTTGCGGTCAATGggttaggtacagcacgggttagatacagagtaaagctccctctacactgtcccatcacgcactcccagggcaggtacagcacgggttagatacagagtaaagctccctctgcactgtcccatcaaacactcccagggcagatacagcatgggttagatacagagtaaagttctctctacactgtcccatcaaacactcccagggcaggtacagcacgggttagatacagagtaaagctccctcgacactgtcccatcaaacactcccagggcaggtacagcacggggttagatacagagtaaatcttcctctacactgtcccatcaaacactcccagggcaggtacagcacgggttagatacagagtaaagctccctcgacactgtctctATACTTGTCAGGTACTGATTCTTGGCTGCACTATCTTAAGCTCTTATTTTTAAATAAATTCAATGCAGGCAGGAATGTAACACGAACCCTTGATGAATTTGCTACAAATAAACCAGGAAGGACATTAAACCTTATGTCCCAATTAGGGGGGAGTGGTGCTGTGGGCCCTTCCTCACTGGGAACCAGACTGTGGCTACCCCAAATTCTACCTTCAATGTAAGGATCTCCCATCCAGCTCAGTCAAACCTCACCATGACCTCGGCCATTAACATTCTAAGACCACACCATTGCAAACCTTGCTCTAGCTCCGTGTTCCCCATTTTGCCACCTTTGGTTTTTTTATACGCCTCCACACATGAGCAGGAAGTATGCAGGCAAGACTACACCAAGCTCTTCCATAACATTAGATTTAAAAAGCCAAATTCTATCTCCAATCTTTTTAAACACGAGAGGAGAAACATATAATGCCAGATTCGCACAATAAAAAACTATTCACGTGATATAAACAAGTGATcaacactcgattagattccagcctgtaactccctcctgggtatccattattttatatataaatcctctgaaccccttgattagattacagcctgtacctcattcccggctttccgttattctatatataaaccatcatAATCTCTTATAGTTAGATTCAATATTTGTAATATGTATTGTGTCAGTAGTTGCAGGAGATTgctgagagtgtgtcagtatttcaggGGGTACCCAGGAGTGCGTCAGCACAGGTGagacgtccgaaatctggaaaccttgggaccaaggctgttccggattctgggtatttcagaacgtctttgcctgggttgAGGTAGATAGGGTAGGGGAGCGGTCAGTTGGGTCGAGgccaacaaggtgggggggggggggggggggggagtcaactgtgccgggggggggggggggaggttgagctgaggagcaggggggggggggggcggcggcgaggTCAGGCCCTGGCCAGGgtaggtcgggccgaggcggggatGGTTGCGCGGCTAAGGCAGGgagagtctggatttcggaacattttccggtttccggacgaccccgccgtgGGTcagcccggtgtccagattccgaaactccggattttggatgtcgCACCTGTATTTGCAGGGGACCCCCGGTATtgcgtcagtatttgcaggggaccccgggagtgtgtcagtatttgcaggggacccTCGGAGTGTGTCTttgcagggagtccccaggagtgtgtgtcagtatttgcaggggacccccggagtgtgtcagtatttgcaggggacccCCGGAGTGTGTCTttgcagggagtccccaggagtgtgtgtcagtatttgcaggggacccccggagtgtgtcagtatttgcaggggacccCCGGAGTGTGTCtttgcagggagtccccgggagtgcgtcactATTTGCAGAGAGTCCCCAGGAGTCTGCTCCTCCAGCCCTCCGATGCTCACCCGTGCTCCCTACCCCCGATCTGAACCGACCCCCAGTCGGTCCCCACATCCCCTCCTCTGGCAATCCCCATGCTCTTccaccaccccaccctccctccctctcccccacgtgatcccgccctccctcctgaggcctagtgccacaggccttcCGGCCCACaggcagccagcctctcaatctggctggctttgGGTGGAAATCAGCAGTTTCCAATGCAAATCAAGCCCTGCCATTAAAAGCGCTCTCCTGGTTTTCCCGACCGCTCCCAACCTGCCTCTGGATTAAAATTCAGGCCTAAATGTCTCTGAGGCGACAGGGCCCTGCCGGTTGTTATAAGTTGACAATTCTGGAACCTCAAGCAAGCGATTTCCCTCCCACAGCGCTGGCAGCAATATTTCTCCTCTGCCTCCTGCCCACTTGCTATCCTGAGGGCAGGGATTCAGGCTGGGGGGACAGTTCCCTTGAGGGTAGCATTCAGCCCAGCTGTGTCTGGTGTGTTCCATGCCCCAAATCGCCAATCTTGGGTTGGACTGAGGGTCCATTACAGGCCCGAATAccacaccgccaccccccccccccccccaaccccatcacccTTCAATTCCGAGCACATACCCAGGTGGTAAAACACACTGGCCTTTCCCCGAGCTGCAAATTCTGGTGGTGGGCCCGTGTTTTTATTACGTTGCATCACACGgagctgcccccaccccaccccacatggATGTCTACCACACTCAAGAGCTCCTCCACACACAGACCTCCACCACGGACCTCCCCCACACACGCGGAGCTCCCCCACACACGCGGAGCTCTCCACCAGTTtaaatggggggtggggaggaacgaTTTCCGGGCCTGGGGATCCCCTGGACGCAGTGAGTTTAGGATGGGCCGAGTTCAAGCCGTGCACTCCACCCCGCGACGATATTCCCGTACTCCCGGAATATCGTCCAAGCGATCCTATAGATCTCCCCCTTCCCTGCGGCCCCACCGCCACCCGGGCCTAGGAACAGGAAAGTCTGCCCTGCAAATCAGGAGAAGTAGGGGGGGGTTACAGCGTTAATCCCCTGGGAGCCAGGATATCATGGTCAGCTGAGAGAGATTTACAGAACAAAGACGCAATTTGTTTCTCAGCATCCTTGAGTAGACAAGCATTCAtgagatttgatttttttttttacacaaacaCCCTTCaagtgctggaaatcggaaatggaAATAGAAAGTTCTGGAAAGACACAGCAGGAGTGGTAGAGAGGAAAGGGCGGGTTAACGTGTCCGGACGAGCCCCACGGTCGGGTCTGATGGAAGGATCGACATCCAGCACATTATCCCACCTGTCCCTCTTTTCGGACATGCTGCCGGGTAGTTCCAGAACTTTTCACAGTCAAATACCTCCTCGCCagctggggaaactttaatttctgTTCAGTCCCTTCCCAGACTGCGAACGCAACACGGCGCACTCCAAGGCCGGTGACACGATTCCCGGTGGCACCTGGTCGAAAACGGCTCAGTAAAAACACAGCCAGGCTCAGAACACTAGCTCGGTACCAAGTTCAGAATCAGTTCTGAATCCAATACAACTTCACTGGTAAATAAATACAATctaaggggggggggggtaaatgaaAACCAGCCGAACCCAGTGTCAAAAATAAACAATTACAAAAATGAGCAGCCTGTAAATATACTTCAATGCTGATTTTCAAGTTTTAAACAAGAGACAGGGAAATGCAGAAAAAGGTTTCGCTGTCCTGACGCTTTGCTCAGTCAATTACCTCCCCGTGTTGTGTGGCTGGGCAAATGCTCGCCTCACCCCACACCCACTCCAAATCAAACTGGCCTCCTTGGAACCTACTGACGGCGGGGTAACAGCGCGCGCGGGGACACCAGCTATTCGGCAAGGGGGAGCAGCGCAGTCACACGCTCCTCGGAATCTACCGACGGCGGGGCAACAGCGCGCGCGGGGGCACCAGCTATTCGGCAAGGGGGAGCAGCGCAGTCACACGCTCCTCGGAATCTACCGACGGCGGGGTAACAGCGCGCGCGGGGACACCAGCTATTCGGCAAGGGGGAAGCAGCGTAGTCACACGCTCCTCGGAATCAACTGACGCCGGGGTAACAGTGCGCGCGGGACACCAGCTAttcggcaaggggggggggggaacaccgcAGTCACATTGTCCTCCTCCAATACCCGCACACTTTCACGGAATCAGAAAGCATCCGGTTTCCTGCCCCCAGCCCAACCGCCCTTCACCCGAATGTAACAAGGTCGATGTCAACTGCAgcgtccctcctcctcctcatccccccccacccccaacatccaAACCCCTGCGGAATCCCGCTAGGCCCAGCGCGGATTGAATGAACCAGGCCCTTTTTTGATCTGCGTGGCTCAGTCACACGGGGGCGAGttaatctctctcccccccgaccaatCAGGAGGGCTTGCCAAGCACGATGGCTACCACGGCGGTACCCCTTTAAATACCCCGCCTTGGCTTCGAGACCCGACGATGGTACGTGCAGAAATCTTACatcttaacttttttttaaattacaaagtCGTCTGCCCCATACAaaattgtgtgtgtgcgtgtgcgcgctCACACATGTTGAAAGACACTTACTTAAGTGAAACAGAATTCTCTTAAAAAAATATTGCAGTGAGTCACCTTAAAAGGAGTCACATTAGTTTTTGTTTGTCCTTTGAAAGAAGTAAGTTttcagccccacacacacacacacacaggcctggGATCATGTCCCTGTGCATGTTGTCATCAGGGGCCTGATGGTGCTATGGAGTCCTCCAGGTCCTTCGTTTCCACCTCGAGGTCCACCTTCTCCTGGTGCTGGATGCTCACTCCGAGGACCATAAGTTGCACCCCGCCGAAGAGCAGTGCCAACTGCACCATGTAGGTCTGCACCAGCCAGAGAACCAGTGCCATCCCGTAACAGACCACCAGGAACAGGGCCATCCCGTGAAGCCAGAGCTTGGCCAAGCCCCGGAGGCCCAGCACATCCAGGGCCATGCGGAAGACAGGGGAGGCCAGGCAGAGGAAGCCCACCACAAACATGTCGAAGAGATGCCGGATAAAGTTGAAGGAGATCTCAAAGTGCTCGGGGGCTTCGCATCTCCTGGTGGGAGCCTCACCTCCTGGTGCTCCTTGAGGTCCCA
The DNA window shown above is from Pristiophorus japonicus isolate sPriJap1 chromosome 19, sPriJap1.hap1, whole genome shotgun sequence and carries:
- the c19h6orf47 gene encoding uncharacterized protein C6orf47 homolog, translating into MSLAAFLLVTFMGNTAVRAAAERGSPAETVAQGGAVASTSPRMKRARWLLRLVPNLAALLARALGWLKPSLRWLRRRIKADRSQLEQEVKLDEVDLQHLGRKDEEEEAKQEEKEAEEEVAVGPQGAPGGEAPTRRCEAPEHFEISFNFIRHLFDMFVVGFLCLASPVFRMALDVLGLRGLAKLWLHGMALFLVVCYGMALVLWLVQTYMVQLALLFGGVQLMVLGVSIQHQEKVDLEVETKDLEDSIAPSGP